The segment CTCAAAAAGAAGAAAACCTTTTGAATATCTTGACATAACCAGTGGTCTCTTTATTGGTTAAAGTATAAACTTCGCCATCTGCGCCTGATAAATGTACTGTTAATTCATCGGCTCTTCCATCCGGATAAAATACTGCATACGGTTCAGTACACTCCAGAAGTATATTTGGAGGGAACCTTCTTTTTCTACCAAGCTTATTATTTAGTGCAATAAATTTCTCTGGATTTAAGGGGTCTTTTGCTATACTGACCCAGTATTCTTTATTATTAACATCAAAATCTATCCTGTGAATTACCTGCTCCATAATTGCTCTCTCCTGCACATACTTAGTGAGCTTCGATATATCCCGACACAGGTTTCCAACCTGCAGGTTATCAAAAGTATGTCTAAATAAAGGAGTAGATATTGCTGTGAGAATACTGAGTATACTAATAACTAGAATCAACTCAATAAATGTAAGCCCCTTCTCCCGCATCTTCATTCGCTTGATGCACTCTCTTCCCAATTAGTAATATCATCCCCTCCGCCAACTACTCCGTCCGGTCCACAGGAGAAGAGGTCATAATCATCGCCATGCTCTCCAGGACACTTGTACTGATATGAATTGCCCCACGGATCCACTGGGATTCTTTTCTTAATATAAGGGCCCCTCCAGCTCTCAAGGTCTGAAGGTTT is part of the bacterium genome and harbors:
- a CDS encoding type II secretion system protein produces the protein MKMREKGLTFIELILVISILSILTAISTPLFRHTFDNLQVGNLCRDISKLTKYVQERAIMEQVIHRIDFDVNNKEYWVSIAKDPLNPEKFIALNNKLGRKRRFPPNILLECTEPYAVFYPDGRADELTVHLSGADGEVYTLTNKETTGYVKIFKRFSSF
- the gspG gene encoding type II secretion system major pseudopilin GspG — translated: IELMLVVIIIGVLVAMVAPRFAGRSKQAKITAAKADIEANIAVALELFELDNGRYPTSEEGLNALRGKPSDLESWRGPYIKKRIPVDPWGNSYQYKCPGEHGDDYDLFSCGPDGVVGGGDDITNWEESASSE